The Tolypothrix sp. PCC 7712 region CTTGCTGTCTACCAGCTTCTGATAGGTTACGTTGTGTAGAACAATCATTCAAGCGAAATTCAACAGGATCGCCAATCCCTGGGGCTAAGGCATGACGCATAATCACTACATAACCCCTTCCCTGCTGAAGCACAGACCAAATTTTTGCTTGAGAAGTAGCAGAAATATTAGTTGCAACTGGTAAAGTTGAAGTTTGTTTTTTACTAACTACAGAAGGTTGCGGTTGCTGTGTAGGTGCTGCTGCTTGTGGTGCTTGTGGTTGAGGATTGGATTGCATCCATAAAGGTTTAAGTATTAACCATAGTGCCACAGCACCAAGACCAAAAATAATGTAGCGACGCATCATGATTTAGCAAACCAATTTTAGATTTTAGATTTTGCAAAAAGCTGCGTGTTTTTCTCCCTTGAGTATACTTTTTAGGCTGGACATTCCCCAATACTTGTCGGTTAAGAGGAAAAGGGGCAAGAAAAAACCTTTAACCCTTACCCTTTAACCTTTTCCCAAACAAAATTAAGAGTTTAAAATCCTTAACCGAGCAGTATTGGGACATTCCCAATTAATTATACAAATAGGGCATGAAAAGCGGTCTTTCCCATGACCCATGCCCAATGCCCAATGCCCAGCAATACTAATCTTTTTCTTGCCAAGCATCATCAGTTGTCCGTTCTACATCATTATGTGGGCTATCTGCCTCCCAAGGATCATCTACCCCTGGCGAGTTAGAAACGATAACTAATTCAGCTTCTTTTTGATGGCTATTTCCCCATTCATCTAAAACATCTTTAATCAAAACTTCTTGTAGCCAAATCTTCGCCACAACAGTGAGAGGTAGAGCTAAAAATAGTCCTAAAAAACCGAAGAATGTCACAAAAAATAACTGAGAAATTAATGTCACAGCTGGTAGTAAGGAAACTTGATGAGCCATGACAACTGGTGTAATAAAATTACTTTCAGCTTGCTGGATGAAAAAGTAGAGAATCAAGACAGCAACAGCTTTCCAAGGTGCATCCAAAAGTGCGATCGCCATTGCAGGAACTACACTCATTGTCGGGCCAAGGTTGGGAATCAAGTTTAAAAAGCCTGCTAAAACTGCTAAAGCCAAAGCCGCCTTCACACCTAAAGCCGACAAGCCGATAACGCTCATCAATCCCACTACACCCATTGCAATGAGCGCACCGATTATCCATCCTTCTAAGGAAGTTTCGCACTGATTCAAAATTCCATCTACCCGCCGCCGATAAAATGAGGGGAAAAGACGCACAAATACTCGGCGATAAGCTAGGGGATTAGCTAATAACATCCCCGTTAAAACCAGCACAAGTAAAATTTTGAGGAGCGCTTCTAATGAACCAGAGACAAAAGCGAAAGAGTTTCCTACTAGCTTATTAATAAATGGCTGTGCTTGTTGGATCAGACTGTCTAAATCTGGAATATAAGGTACTAGTTGAGCGGGAACTTGAGTTTTCATCGCATTCACCCAACTATTTAAGCGTTCTAAACCTTGGGGAACTCGATAAGTCAGTTCGTGAAACTGTGCTGTAAAAGGCGGTACAATCAACCAGAAAAAGCCGACTATTAAAGCAAAAAATATACCTACGGCGATAAGTACGGCGAAACCACGTTTGATTCCCCAACGTTGAAACCATCGCGCTAGACGATTTAAGGTAGAA contains the following coding sequences:
- a CDS encoding AI-2E family transporter, which translates into the protein MNLGQWIGLIAIVLSLYILWQIKEVLLLMFAAVVLASTLNRLARWFQRWGIKRGFAVLIAVGIFFALIVGFFWLIVPPFTAQFHELTYRVPQGLERLNSWVNAMKTQVPAQLVPYIPDLDSLIQQAQPFINKLVGNSFAFVSGSLEALLKILLVLVLTGMLLANPLAYRRVFVRLFPSFYRRRVDGILNQCETSLEGWIIGALIAMGVVGLMSVIGLSALGVKAALALAVLAGFLNLIPNLGPTMSVVPAMAIALLDAPWKAVAVLILYFFIQQAESNFITPVVMAHQVSLLPAVTLISQLFFVTFFGFLGLFLALPLTVVAKIWLQEVLIKDVLDEWGNSHQKEAELVIVSNSPGVDDPWEADSPHNDVERTTDDAWQEKD